The following is a genomic window from Mya arenaria isolate MELC-2E11 chromosome 4, ASM2691426v1.
GTCAGAGGTACAGAACTTATTATTCACAGGTAAATCACAGAACATTATCTCTGGTGTTGATTATTTCTGTTCAAAGCTTATCTTGGTGATGACAGGTGGGAATAAAACTGATACGGTCAAAGTGCCTTTAAGATAAACCATTGAATTTGTGCAAATTCGCACCCGAAAAAGTGCGCCAAGTCGTATGTTTAATGTAAGAAGTAAACACACCTTACGGATTTTTAATGGATTAGAGTTATATAAGGAATGTAATTGGAATCAGAAAGGGAATTAATGCAATACAAACAGTAAGTTTTAAACTTTGTGCTTTACTGGAAGAATTTTACAGTGTGCTTTTTACAAGTATGTTACCTTTGTTCGAATGtagaacatatttttgttattatataactTAATCCTATGTGGTAAAATTTGCACGTGTCTTTGTGTATTTGTAGCGCAAACCTGTTAAATGTTGATTGTTTTCTTTCACTAATTGTCTGCCCTGATGGAGAAATGTTGCAATGTATCACAATAAGCGTTCATGGGAGTCCTcagataatatttttattgtaagtaTCACACTACTATAAGCTTATAACACGGGATATACATTTGTGATTGCATTTTCTGTACATACCCATATTCATACATATGAAGCATGTATTCAACTTTGCTTCTGAGCATATAATGCATTCTATAATTGTCAAGAATGCTGCTCAAGGTAAATTAcaatcaacattatttttgtcaattttgattGTGGTAATTTCAGTTACAGGTATctcaaaaaagatttttttcctTCTTAACGTTAGACAATGATGTACGAACGCCAATAAAATTGGAATAAGTCCTATTTTAATTTTCAGCAGGTATTTGAGACGTCGTTTATCATTGGGCAAAGAAATTCTTAACTTTCTCTTTctgtataatatttttcttattctCTTTCTTTAGATTATTTTCATAATCGGCACTGAAAATCTTAAGAACTAAGAAATGTCTGATAACTAGAAACAATTAGCGCAAAAGAATTTCATGTATTTCTGATAGTTTATTGAATGAATCCGTAAAAAAAACAACGCTGcgaaaatgacaacaattattccataatataacatttaaccCTATAAATCAATCGTCTAATATAGATATGCATTTGAACTTTGCACGAAGTGTGCTTATATCTCACTTGACAAAGCTAAGgattaattatattaatcatatcACGTAATATGAGCAAATGCCTTAATATTAATTGGACTAGAGGTAATTGAGAAAAAGTTCAAATCGATGCTTCATCAtgcattattaattttatttgacaacTTATGCTGgctatatatttgcatttttttctggaaaatattttttgcgaaTGGTGAATTGCCGACTTACGAATTGATCAGGTCCTAATTTTTGAAGAAGcacaaaatagttaaaaaaagttattgcattATCTCTCTTTGTCAAAACATTGACCAGTAGAATATTCCAAAAATAGGCCGTATGATACAATACTGTTCAAGTTCTGAATgaagtttatatttcaatgtttgctAACATTGGAAGCAAATAAACACTTTTGATGACCTCAATTTCCGGCCCGATAATGGACTCCTGAGATGTCTCAAGTAAATTTATTGACGGTATATGTTGTGCAGATATTAATGCATTTAGAATTTTTCTGCAGGGGTGAGAAAAAAACTATGGCACGAGCACCTTTCGAATAATGTTATGGATTTCAAAATCCAGGCAGTTTAACTGAGTGTTCTTATAGGGCCAAAATATATGTTGGtgcaatttgttttaattattttaatgcattattatttctAACGCATTTGACTCTTATGATCaagacaaaaatatgttttgttttcaaataaaaaagatacctattatatatatatatttttgcaattaatAACTACGTGGCTACAAAGTCCCCAGTTAAAAAGAGCCTTTATATTGCTAATATTTTTATCGTTCACtaatcatatgctttttattTTTCCAATCAAATTTTATAAAGGGATTTCAACACGTGGACAGTTTACCTCAGTGATCTTAATCaacagttttaacattaaatgttaGCCCTTTTGTGATGACTCGTAAATAGATACGACCTAACTTTAATCGTAAATATGTTGCATACAAGCTACTATGAAGTTAACGTTTTGCTTGAAAACATTTCTCAGGTTATAAACAGGCTTTAAGTAATTGAAGGAACATCAATATATTCAGTTGCTTGCTGCAGTATGCCAACTGTACTTGTTTCAATTTATACGCAACTAATAAGCTGCTTCTAGCAAACACACATCAGGAAATCAAGATGTCTTGGCAATATATATCGCTTAATTCTTCTAAGTACAATATATCTACACTGCCAATATATATAATGCACATTTACCTGTACTGTTCTTATCGGTTGTGACTTTGACCACAGGGTCAAACAAAACTGTGTACAGACAAAACCTTCGTCTCATTTAATTATGACGCAAGAGGTGAATGTAGCATTTCTTCTAAATTTTTTCTTTCTCATTTATCTGTAGCAATAAATTATCAATACATCGAAGCATTACCCCTTCTCTGCTATAATAAGTTTGACTGCAAGACAGTTGTCTTCGAAGGCGGTGACTCTAGCATTTACTGTAATCCATGTATAtttcttgtggcgttgtgtgtctctcttTTAGCATCTGTTGGACGttgaacattgttttttaaagatcTTATTGCCAATTAGTAGGCTCCTGGGCTCTTGCCTTTAATGTCCATTGTATCACTCATACGCCATTTACAGTTTATTCACTTGACAAAGACTCTGCCGATTGTATCATTCATCGACACTTTACAGTTATTTAAGTTGATAAAGTCTCTGCCATTCTAGCTTTAAAACAAGCAGTTTTCTAAAAGctgactgttttttttattattttaacttacTTTAGCAATTCCTTGTAAACCATAGGCTGTATTAtcattgatataatatataacgGCATCGCATCAGAAGCTGGTCAACCTTTAGCAAAACGAAAGGatgcatttgatataaatgGCTCTTATACGAAATTCCAATTTTGCTATGATTTCTTTTAACTGATACCTTTGATAACCATCGGACTAGACAAAGACTGTCTTGAAACGAAATCTTACATATAACAGATATCGAATTAGTAATTGTTTTGGGTGGACAATAAACTATGTTGAAAATTGGAAATTAGAAATGTTATAGATATAAAGTGAAAAATGACAGAAGAAAAGTTATTGTTTCTTCTTCATTTAATggaaattatttacaatttccTGTTTCCAAGCTCTTTTAAAGTAAGATAACTTAAAAGTAAGCCTTTTCTGTATCAAGGCTCCGTTACTAAAACAATTCGTCGAGCTTCGATGTTTCTATTTCATGCGCCTAAAATAGGAGTTAATTCAAACGTTGAGCATTAACCAAATGCTCTTCAATGTGCTGACATTCCATATTGCTGAAAACTATCAGGGTTTAACCGTGGTAAAATGTTAGTTCATGTTTGTGCAAAAGGCTGCAATTGAGGGTTATGAACGTCCATTGATGAAAAAACTTGTTGCTAAGATGTAGATCAGAGCGGTACAAAAACACACCATAAGTggtataaacaataaaaacatgttattactCTGTTTTGTCAGGCTTAGGTATTTATTAACTGTCTCTCGTTTTCAAAAGTACATTTTTCTTTTAGGCATTGATCTCTGCGAACTCACATGGAGACGTACATTGTAAGTTcttgattttttaataattaaacaaattattgatTTGTTCTTTCCCTAATTGGTATGCAGTTTCCATTTCAATTTTTACCAATTATTTCCAGACTTATGACCagattaaactatttaatatcattatgtaTTCAAATATAAGTGAAGTAAGGAATGATTAAGACGtggttttatcgtaatatttaAGGATTAACATTGAAAAAGGACTATTTTCCACATATAATTATTCCGGAATGAACTGTGCAATGTGTCCAAAGTGTTGACGTTAGGTGTTAGGTTTTTAAAATCCCCTTGTAGCTCATCATTCTGCTTGGCAATGCATATATTTGGCAAGCCAGTGAGACAGTCTCACTGCAAAGGCAGCCTTGATGTAACCATATTATCATACCTAAGATAATTACTCATTGTTGCTTCTAGTGGATCCTTTCATCGCCAGACTTTCGTTGGTTATCATGCTGTTGAAGTTTACTTCCAATCTAATTTACATTTCTGTAATCATTTTCGATTGATGGCATTGTATTCATTTCCATTGGTCCTTCGGGATCATTGAAAACTTGTGAATCTTGAAAAATGAATACCGATATAGCCGGCGTTCGGGCCATTGACAgtgatgcactcttacttctgTCTTAAATATACAGTTACAATCATACCCAAGAATTACACCAAGCTGAATTACATAGTTGAAGAACTTGCTCGACCTCTCAAGAATCAGACGGTTTAAATTAAGTAAATCCAAggattttttgtcttgattatatcaaacaaaatactACTGCTAACATTGTGTTCATTGAATTTATATAAGTAAGTAAAAGTGTTATGAATAAATAGTCAACCAACGTATTTATTCTACTATAAGGCTTGTTGAAACACCCTCTGAACTAATGTTGGTTCGTTGACCGTTCCATTGCGATTCCCCtaacatttattcataataatgtaaatgtaatCTGCCTTTCTTGTATTGTGAAGTAGTGCGTCTCTACTTCAAAGTATCGGTACTGAACCGTTTGCCACTAAACTAGGTTAGCgttaacttttggctactggtCATCAGGTGCATAGCTTGGCAAAAATCAATGTGTAGGTTCTGTTGttctagggggggggggggggggggggggggggtccgtgCGCATGCCCCTCCCCCccgaaatattttgaaatcctATATCGCCGCAGCTGTATTTTGGGGCATATTTTGGGGCATATTTTGAaggaaaataaatttataattttacagtTTTTGTCAAGCTGAAAAGTATATTCCATACTTGTTCTAAAGCAgttgaaattttcaaaaaataaataaattaacgaTAATTGAAAAACTCTCCGTACTGtattcagaatatatttatgacaTGAATATATAACCGACCATGTCAATAAAAGTAATCAGACTAATAAACCGGAACTAGGTAGAAATCGTACAAATCAAACACTTTCTGTAGCAAATGCCGGCTACACTTGCTTCAGAAAAAGTTAAGCTTCCTGCACTTTCTTGAAGCGAAtgtatttattacattattaatgTCGACGTCCGTGTCCTTGTGAATATGCAGTAATGCCAACGATGACATCCTGTCTGTGCTCATGGTCGACCGCAAATAGTTCTTAATTCGCTTCATAGCACTAAACGATCGTTCGAATGATGCTGATGTCGGTGGCATTGTCAACAGTACTCCGAGAATGCCATAAATACACGGGTACAAATCTTTGCTCGTCTGTCGGAGCGTATCTTGGAGCCAAGGCAGTCTACTTTCCTCGATATTCCACTGAACTCTCCACCTCGCAACTTCGTTACCGAAACCTCTAAACGAATGCTGGAGATCTGGAACGTATGCGCCATATATGGACGGAAGCATTTTATCTTGTAGATCCGGCAGTCGGTTTGGCAGAAGATACTGTGCCGCGAAGCGGTCTTTATTGCTCAAAATGCAGGTCTCTATTTTCTGTATCAAATGGTCAAGGAATACATTGAACAGTGTTATTCTCCAATAGTCGGAAACTGTATCTACATCCGGGTTAGCGCGGTGATTTTGCCTACCAGCCCTTCTTGGTCTCGACGGGATTATATCAAGTTCCGCGGCAATATTTGTAGCTTTTTTAAAGAGAGCGCCCCACACGTCTGGGTCGTTTCGCTCATTGTTCATTAGCTGAATGACGACCTTAGCCTCACCAACTGCATGCAATATATCGTTATCTTCTTTTTGCAATAGGTTTGTTAATGCAACCGTGGAACTAAGCACATGTTCAGCCACTATCAATGCTCTAATCAATTCAAAGCAAAGTATCCCTGCCGGATACTGCCCTGCTTTGTTATCTCCGTCGTCATTTAGTGTTTCAAGCGTATGAACTACAACGGGAAATGCGTTCTTGAAAGTCGCCAGGGCATCAGCGCGACTCGACCACCTTGTTTGGCACAAAGTACGCAGTTTCGTTCGCTGCTCCATTTCTTCTTTAATGGTGGCATCTCGAGACAACTCGTCTACGAAAGCTACTAGCCGTTTCGCAGGGTAATCGAACATAAAACTTATGTCCTGGACAGTTGACATCATTGTTCGAACACAAGGAATATTGGAGCTGTGAACCAACGCGAGATTCAGGCAATGCGCTTTGCAGTGAACGTAGTTAGTATGAGGTGATCTTTCACGAACAAGAGCCTGAACTCCTCGATATTTCCCCGACATGTTTGATGCCACATCGTAACACGGCGCTCGAACTTTTAAGACGTCACGGTCGGCTTCCTGGAGAAATGACATAATATTAGCACAAAGTTCAATTCCTTTGACAGAGGCACACTGAACGAATTCCAAAAATTCTTCTCCTACTGTACCCTTATTGTCAACAAATCTGACACAGAGCCGCAACTGTTCTTTAGTTGATTTATCGGTAGCTTCATCGACAATTATTGCAAAGTATGGACAGTTCCGACAGTCTCTAAGAATCCTTTTCTTTACTTGTTCAGCGCAAATGTCAATAAGTTCGTTTTGGATGACAGGGGAAGTGTACTTGGCATTATATTGTGCGCTAGCTATGTGCTCTGACAGAATTTCATCATTGTGTGCAAATGCAGTATTGCGTAGAAATTACTAGTTTCCTCTGTATTCCCTCGAAGTGTTATGTTTTGCTTTGCACagagaaatattatttcaattattctaTGCAAGACATGTCTGTTGTTCTCAACTGTTGTCCTAGCGGTGTCCGATAGTTTCTTGTTAATAGACTCACTTTTTCCAAACTGAATGTCTTGATAACTTTCAGCTCGAACGGAAGTATTATtatatcaagtttcattttcatgACGTTTAACCAATGATGACAAGTTCTTCGAATTAGCCATACCAGATGTAAACGTCTACTCACGGCCATCAGTACCTTCAAACAGGCAACAGTTCACACAATATATCGCATCCTTTGACTTGGAATACCGCAACCATTTGTTCTCCAATAGCCATTTACAATTCAGTTTTCGTTGTTTGCCTCAAAATGTCatgtaaagcaaaatatttcagtgttaaacatttttgagATAATTCTAGAAAAATAGTTTCGGACGGACGCATGGACGTACAGAGAGACGACAGTAAAAAAAACCCCACCAACTGGTTACAAAAGTATTATGAGTGGCGaaaatattttctcatatttataTGCTGAAACGATGAATCGAACCGGGGACGCTCGTGTGGTCAGACattataccactacaccacagTCGATTACCCAATATATTAGCGTTGTTAAActagtatatattaatttaacacATTTGTTTCGCAAGTAaattaatacacattttatttttcaaaaataaattagattaaatacaaatttaaattaaaattctgcaataaaagcagatgatacattttattatgagtcgttgt
Proteins encoded in this region:
- the LOC128230674 gene encoding uncharacterized protein LOC128230674, producing the protein MSGKYRGVQALVRERSPHTNYVHCKAHCLNLALVHSSNIPCVRTMMSTVQDISFMFDYPAKRLVAFVDELSRDATIKEEMEQRTKLRTLCQTRWSSRADALATFKNAFPVVVHTLETLNDDGDNKAGQYPAGILCFELIRALIVAEHVLSSTVALTNLLQKEDNDILHAVGEAKVVIQLMNNERNDPDVWGALFKKATNIAAELDIIPSRPRRAGRQNHRANPDVDTVSDYWRITLFNVFLDHLIQKIETCILSNKDRFAAQYLLPNRLPDLQDKMLPSIYGAYVPDLQHSFRGFGNEVARWRVQWNIEESRLPWLQDTLRQTSKDLYPCIYGILGVLLTMPPTSASFERSFSAMKRIKNYLRSTMSTDRMSSLALLHIHKDTDVDINNVINTFASRKCRKLNFF